From a single Rosa rugosa chromosome 7, drRosRugo1.1, whole genome shotgun sequence genomic region:
- the LOC133720644 gene encoding NADPH-dependent aldehyde reductase-like protein, chloroplastic, translating to MMATQNLNGRVAIVTGGSRGIGREIAVHLHSLGARLVINYASSSKQADELASHLNSNSNNNKSSQLAAIAVKADVSDPDQVKLLFDKAEQELGAQVHILVNCAGVLDSKYPSLADTFVQDWDNIFNVNTKGAFLACREAANRLPRGAGGRIIMITTSVVGGLMPGYAAYAASKAAVETMTKIVAKELKGTGITANCVAPGPVATDLFFAGKSEETINRIKDACPLGRLGQPHDVSQVVGFLAGDAGEWINGQVIRVNGGFVI from the coding sequence ATGATGGCTACTCAGAATCTGAATGGGCGGGTGGCAATTGTCACCGGCGGTTCTCGTGGCATCGGCCGTGAAATTGCTGTCCACCTCCACTCCCTGGGCGCAAGACTTGTCATCAACTACGCTTCCAGTTCCAAGCAGGCAGACGAATTGGCCTCCCACCTcaacagcaacagcaacaacaacaagagCTCACAGTTGGCGGCCATTGCAGTAAAAGCAGATGTTTCAGATCCAGATCAGGTGAAGCTCCTCTTCGACAAAGCCGAGCAAGAATTGGGTGCCCAGGTCCACATCCTGGTCAACTGCGCCGGCGTCTTGGATTCCAAGTACCCGTCTCTGGCCGACACCTTTGTCCAGGATTGGGATAACATATTCAATGTCAACACCAAAGGGGCCTTCTTGGCTTGCAGAGAGGCCGCCAACAGACTCCCACGCGGCGCCGGCGGAAGAATTATAATGATTACCACCTCCGTTGTTGGGGGACTGATGCCCGGATACGCCGCCTATGCTGCCTCCAAGGCCGCCGTGGAGACCATGACCAAAATTGTCGCCAAGGAGCTCAAGGGCACCGGCATCACTGCCAACTGTGTTGCTCCCGGCCCTGTTGCCACCGACCTCTTCTTCGCCGGTAAAAGTGAGGAGACCATCAACAGGATCAAGGATGCTTGCCCTCTTGGCCGCCTTGGTCAGCCCCACGATGTGTCCCAGGTTGTCGGATTTTTAGCCGGCGATGCAGGGGAGTGGATCAACGGTCAGGTCATTAGGGTTAATGGTGGATTTGTCATCTGA